Within Desulfobacter sp., the genomic segment CGATTTTTACCCGGTAGGCCCCGGGCCACCAGGTGATCGGTGCTTTGCCCGACCGGCTCTTTCCGTCCCATTCATAGATAAAATCGTGAAGAATCATAATACCTCCTTAGGCGGGGCCGGCGGCGATTGCCTGCCGGCAGGCCGCGGCAACGTCCTCAGGGTAGCACCCGGTGATCCACCGAAGCTGGGCCTCGGAAAAGGTGCCCGGGGCATAGGGCAGCCGCGGGATGAATGAATAGACCAGGTGCTGGCCGTGGCCGGGACCGCTGAACCGGCCCGAAAATTCGACGCTGGTGATCATGTCTGCCCCCAGGGATTCCAGGGCCTGCACCGCCGTGAGCATGGCAACGTCCACGCTTCTCCGGGTATCCGTGTCCAGGGCCAGAACATGGGCGCAGGGGGTTTTGGGCATGAGTGCAAGCTCCCATTCGCTGACCTGGGCCTTGGGGGCAAAGAGAATCACCTTGTCATCCTCATAGACAATGAGGGAGGACGGCTTGTCTTTTCGTCCGTCGGTCCTTTCGTTGGTACGGACGGCTTCCAGGTAGGCCGGAAAAAACTCCCTGCCGTGGGCGGCTTTGAATTCACGGATAAAATCGGTGACCAGGTCCCCGCAGGAAAAACAATCATAGGGATTGCCCATGGTGTCTGTGACCGTCCTGGGGACCATGGCGTTCTGCTGGTGGATCATCTGGTGGGAGGCATGGAGGCGGTGGCCGGACTGGGCGAATCCGAATCCGAAATTCCACCCCCACAGGGCCGCATCAAAGAATATCCCCCTGCCTTTGCCTTCGGCCAAAACCGCACAGATTCCCAGGCGCAGGGTTTCCAATTCCCCTTGGGTGAGCGGGCGTCCCGAAACGGGCAGGTCCATACCCAACTGCCGGGCGGTGCGGACATAGACCCGCTGGTAGTACAGGTGGCGGATGCCGGCCATATCTTCCAGCGTCAGGTCCCGGGTCCGGTACCGGATGCGGTCGTTGGCCATATTGGATGCAAAATGTCCCCAGGGGATATAGGAGTTGCGCCTCAGGTATTCAAATACATGGGTGCCGGCGCTGGCCTCGCCGACAATTTCGCTGTTCCCCTGGATGCCGGGGCGCAGCACCATGACCTCTTTATAGGCGTCTGGCAGGGCCGGGTTATTGCCCAGAATATCATACAGGTCGTGGTCGTGGATCTCCGGCAGGTGTTTCCCCGGTGCTATTTCTTTGAAGGCCACCCCGGTGGGCGGATTTTCAGGGCCGTCATCAAAACACAGGGTGCAGGATTTTGCCGCCAGGGCTGCCAGTTCCCCGGGATCTGTCGATGCCTGGGCCAGGGCCAGCACCATGGGCCGGGGCAGCAGATCCAGGATGGGGGGGGGCTGTTCCGTGCTTTTACCTGTTTTTTCCAGCCATTGATTCAGGCTATTGGTGAGGGAACAGGCCGGTTTCGGTGGCAGGGCCACCGCCTCTGGGCGGCCTGCCTTGCGGTCGGCCCAGGCGGAGTTGATGAAGGTGGTGCCCCGGAAGGGGAAGGCATTGGCGATTTCATAAATCCGGTCGGCCTTTGCCTCTTTTACCGAGGATGGGGGAAAATTGGTCCGGTTTTCCATGGGGCGGCCGTCGGGCAGCGCACCCAGCCGGGCGATGGTGGTGTTTTCCCTGAGGTTCTCCACTTCAAATTCGGGGGCGTGAAGTCCCACCGCAAACCGGCCTTCGGGGGTGACGCAGGTCCTGGGGGCCATGTTAGATTTCCGGGGCATTGGACGGCACCAGGCAGAGAAAGGAAAACGGCGCGCCTGAGTTGTTTCTGAACTGGTGGTCGATATTGGGGGGGACGAACACTGCGGTGTCCGGCTTGAGGGAATGCCAGGTATCGTCGATGAAGACTTCGCCTTCCCCCGCCAGCACCCATACCTCGTGTTCCCAGTCGTGGCTGTGCCTGGGGGTGAAGCCGTCCGGGCCGATTTCAAAACGGCGCATGCAGAAATTTTCTGCCCCGTCCTCTTTGCCGAGCATGACCCTGCCGGCCACATTTTTGACCTGGTCGTTATTCATTGCAATGGGGGGGATATCCTTATAATGGATGATTTTCATGGCTTTTCTCCTTGGGCAAGAATGGTCAGTGTGTAAATATACTTTAAAGTATGCGGCCTAAAGCCGGGTTGTCAATGGGCGCTTTTCCGGACGCTGTTAGATGAACCGCTCCATATACGGAGCCTCGGTTTTCAAGCGTTCCAGATCGCCGGGAGCCTCTGACAGAAAGGAAAAATCCTTGAAATCAAATCCCGGGGCAACGGTGCACCCCACCAGGCTGTATGTCCCGGTGCTCTCCGCGGCCTGCCAGGCGCCGCCGGGCACCACGGACATGTAGGCCCGGCCCGGCCCGATGGTTTCCCTTGTGACGGTACTGCCGTCAAACCGGATCAGGGTGAGGGGATCCCCCTGGTAGAAATGCCAGAGTTCATCGTGGACCACCCGGTGAAAGCGGCTGAACTGGCCGGCGGTGAGCATGAAATAGATATGGGTGGCAGCACTGCGCCGAGCTTCTGCCGCAGGAGAGTCGATTTCCAGGTCCGACCGGTAGATTTCCCGGTAATATCCGCCCTCGGGGTGGGGGGAAAGCCCGTATTTCTCGATGAGTGCATCCATTCTAAAGCACCCTCCGGATTGCTTTCATCCGCTCCGTCTTTTCATTGTCGGACAATTCGTTCCAGGGGGTGTCGAAGCAGGGATCAAATGTGCCGGGACTGTCTTCAAGCTCCAGGTCCAGCCAGGACATGGGGTTGAACATGCCGGACTCGTCTGCCATGGCGGCCCGTTCCGAGGCACCCCGGACAAAGGCCATGAGGTCCTGGCTTTCTGTTGGACCCTGGTCTTCGGCAAAGGGGTCGTACCCCGGGGATTTGTATAATTTCCCCGAGCCGTTGAGGATGTCCTTTTTGTATACCTGCTCGGGCCAGTCTTCGGGAGCGTATTCTTCAAAGGCCACTGAAACAGCAGTTTCGCTGCAGCCTGTATGGTCTATGACATCCCGGACCAGTTTCCCTGTGAGGGCTTTTTTCTGTTCTTCGGTTCTTCCGGCGTACAATTTGACAATGATATGGGGCATGGTCGTTTTTCTCCGTTGTTTTTTGTCCCTCATATCATAAATCAGGGCGGCTGAAAACTCATGGAAAAAGGGGACAACGTCTTTTGCATAAAAGGCAGAGGCCTGCCATGGGGCCGCCCGGGGCCTGGCCACCGTTCATTATTGCTGTGTGGGCCATGTTTCTACCTTGACATTTAGACATCTTTATGTCTTTATGGGAATCAAGGTAGGGATCAGATGAATATCCGGTCAGGATAATGATCCAGGATAGAACAGCCACGAGGGGTTTATGGGCGAAAAAAACAAGACGAAACAGTTAACGTTAAGGATGCCGGAACATCTTCATAAAGAATTCAAGCTAACGGCGGTAAAGCAGGGACGGACCATGGGAGAGGTCACTGTAGAACTGATCAGGAAATATGTGGAGAAAGCATCTGATCCCTTGTGATACAATTTTATGTCATAAGGAGGGTGCCATGCGTTTTTCAGATTTTTTTGTTCCCAAATATCTGCATTCCAATCCCAAGGTGCGGATTAAATTCATTGGCCACACAACCGATTTAAAATTGCTGGAACAGATCATTGAAAAGGACGAGGACGACAATGTGGTCATGGCCGCACGTGAGCGGATCCAGGCCCTGGCCGTTACTGAAACGGAGTAATCGTCATGTCCGCCTTAACCTGAAAACCTTGATTCAATGGCATCCAGTGCATCCTGTGCCGCATCTTTGAGATCTTCATGTTCAAGACGGGATAATTGTTGGGCTATCCATGCCTTTGTTTCAAGGTTTCCGATTTCCCCCAGGGCATAGAGGATATCCCCCTGGGCGGGAATCTCTTTTGTCTCAAATTCATCCATGAGTACCGGGGCCAGGGTCAGTCCCAGGTCAGGGGCCTGCTCCGCAAGGGCCTCCACCACCACCATGGCCCCCAGCCGCACCGACCAGGTATCGTGGAGCAGCAGCCCTGCAAATCCATTGAAAATTTTCCCCGCCCGTATCATCTCCTGGGTGATCCAGTCCGCATTCCCCTCTTCCAGTATATTTTTCAGGGTTGCCGTGCTTAAACTGGATGGGTCCCGGTTCAGTATCATGGAAAGAATTTCTGTTTCGGACACCGCGCCGGTCCACCTGAAATCATTATCCAGGAGGAGGCAGGGGGCGGACATGACCTTGTCGTTTCGGGCATTTTCCGTGAACAGGGACCCGTCGATGATGTGGAGGTGTATCATATCGCAGGCTGCGGCCAGGGGGATGAGGGTGTCCACCATCACCGGGCAGTGGGGGCATTGCAGGGCAATGTATAAAGTGAGCCTGACGGGCCGCCGGACCTGCTCCAGGAGTGCCCTGACGGCATCCGGCAGGGGGCGCTGGGCAGCGATGGTTTCAAGGCCCTTTAAAAAGGGTGACAGCTCCCTTTCCATGGGCAGGGCCGAATAAATGATATTGGGCTGCAGGGCGAATCCGGGCAGTTCTGATGCCGTGGCCCCTGTTTTCCAATTCAGGCCTGTGGAGAGGGCCGACCAGGCTTCGGCAAACTTGGTGAAGGTCTTCTGTTCGGGGTGGTCCGATGCCAGTATGGTGACGGTGTTGCCAGTTCCTTGCCAGTCTTTAATGATCTGCCGGGCAGCCTTGTCCATTGTTTCAACTCCTGTAAGCGATTACGGTTTTTCCATCCTTTATCAGAAACCCGCTTTTAAATTAAGGGGAAATCATGTAAATAATTTCGAAAATAAGACTTAGACAATAGGCAAAAAAAGATGAGATTTATTGCGGACCTGCATATCCATTCCAAATATTCCCGGGCCACGGCCAAGAACCTGGACCTGGAAAATCTTTACCATGCCGCTCAGATAAAGGGGATTTCCCTGGTGGGCACCGGCGATTTTACCCATCCGGCCTGGATGGCGGAATTGGAAGAAAAGCTTGAAGAAACCGAACCCGGGCTCTTTTCCCTGAAAAAGGAAATCGCCGACACCATTGATTTGACTGTCCCCCCCTCCTGCCGGCGGGAGGTGCGGTTTATTCTCCAGTCGGAAATTTCCAATATCTATAAAAAAGAAGGCCGGGTCCGGAAGAACCACAATCTTATCTACCTGCCGGATATGGAAACCGCCAAGAAATTCAACGCCAGGCTGGATGCCATCGGCAATATCAAGTCCGACGGCCGGCCCATCCTTGGACTGGATGCCCGGAATCTGCTGGAAATCATGCTGGAGACCTCTGAGGCTGGTTTTTTTGTACCGGCCCATATCTGGACCCCCTGGTTCTCCATGTTAGGCTCCAAGTCCGGGTTCGACAGTATTGAAGAATGCTTCGGGGATCTGAGCCACCATATTTTTGCCTGTGAGACCGGGCTGTCCTCGGACCCGCCCATGAACTGGCGGGTAAAGGGCCTGGACCATGTCCGGCTGATCTCCAATTCCGATGCCCATTCCCCTGGGTATCTGGGAAGAAACGCCTCGGTCTTTGATACGGATTTATCCTTTGGGGCGGTGCGCCGTGCCCTTGAAACCCGTAACCTCTCCGCCTACCGGGGCACCCTGGATATGTACCCGGACCAGGGCAAGTACCATTATGACGGCCACCGCAAGTGCCGTGTGCGGCTGAACCCAGATGAAACGGCCGAACTGGGCGGCATCTGTCCTGAATGCGGACGTCCCCTGACCCTGGGAGTGCTCTACAGGGTCAGGGAACTGGCCGGGCGCCCGGAAGGGTATCTGCCTGAAAACCGCCATCCCTATACCTATATTGTCCCTTTGGCTGACATCCTTTCTGAAATTTTCGAGGTGGGGCCAAAGACCAAGAAGGTGACCGGATATTACAACAAGGCTGTCGAAGCGCTGGGATCGGAGCTGGAGATCCTCACTGAAATGCCTATTGGTGAGATTGACGGGGGCGGGGTGCCCCTGCTGGCCGAGGCCGTAAAAAAGATGCGGTCCGGCGACCTGCACATTGCCCCGGGGTTTGACGGGGAGTACGGTAAGGTGGCCCTGTTCACCCGGGAGGAAAAAGAGGAGATCCGTGGGGAAAAAAATCTGCTTTTTACCCTGCCCAAAAAGGAAAAGACAGCGGTAAAGGCAAAAGAGAAAACAGCCGCCCCTCGGGTGACATTGAAAAAGACAA encodes:
- a CDS encoding cupin domain-containing protein, coding for MKIIHYKDIPPIAMNNDQVKNVAGRVMLGKEDGAENFCMRRFEIGPDGFTPRHSHDWEHEVWVLAGEGEVFIDDTWHSLKPDTAVFVPPNIDHQFRNNSGAPFSFLCLVPSNAPEI
- a CDS encoding cupin domain-containing protein, with amino-acid sequence MDALIEKYGLSPHPEGGYYREIYRSDLEIDSPAAEARRSAATHIYFMLTAGQFSRFHRVVHDELWHFYQGDPLTLIRFDGSTVTRETIGPGRAYMSVVPGGAWQAAESTGTYSLVGCTVAPGFDFKDFSFLSEAPGDLERLKTEAPYMERFI
- a CDS encoding thioredoxin family protein; this translates as MDKAARQIIKDWQGTGNTVTILASDHPEQKTFTKFAEAWSALSTGLNWKTGATASELPGFALQPNIIYSALPMERELSPFLKGLETIAAQRPLPDAVRALLEQVRRPVRLTLYIALQCPHCPVMVDTLIPLAAACDMIHLHIIDGSLFTENARNDKVMSAPCLLLDNDFRWTGAVSETEILSMILNRDPSSLSTATLKNILEEGNADWITQEMIRAGKIFNGFAGLLLHDTWSVRLGAMVVVEALAEQAPDLGLTLAPVLMDEFETKEIPAQGDILYALGEIGNLETKAWIAQQLSRLEHEDLKDAAQDALDAIESRFSG
- a CDS encoding tautomerase family protein, producing MPHIIVKLYAGRTEEQKKALTGKLVRDVIDHTGCSETAVSVAFEEYAPEDWPEQVYKKDILNGSGKLYKSPGYDPFAEDQGPTESQDLMAFVRGASERAAMADESGMFNPMSWLDLELEDSPGTFDPCFDTPWNELSDNEKTERMKAIRRVL
- a CDS encoding copy number control protein, whose translation is MGEKNKTKQLTLRMPEHLHKEFKLTAVKQGRTMGEVTVELIRKYVEKASDPL